From Chryseobacterium sp. IHB B 17019, one genomic window encodes:
- a CDS encoding Cof-type HAD-IIB family hydrolase, producing MRDIKLIVTDMDGTFLNSDYEVSPNFSAIFKELKKRNILFVPASGRQMPGITQYFEEIKNDIGFIAENGGYVVYKNEELFADKLDHQFIVDITAAIREIPGARAVLSAKKKAYYESDDQQFVDYFTRYYTENQKVNDLGEEVDDDVFKIAVYHPEGSEKNLYPFLEKFRENNLEVVVSGKYWLDIMNKDINKGNALEKLQNLLNISPSQTMSFGDYMNDITMLEKSKYSYAMENAHPSVKVAASFSTLSNDDFGVLKTISEYLEI from the coding sequence ATGAGAGATATTAAACTGATTGTCACAGATATGGACGGCACTTTTCTCAATTCGGATTACGAGGTAAGTCCTAACTTTTCTGCTATTTTTAAAGAGCTGAAAAAAAGAAATATCCTGTTTGTCCCAGCAAGTGGCAGACAAATGCCGGGTATTACTCAATATTTTGAAGAAATTAAGAATGACATCGGTTTTATTGCAGAAAATGGGGGATATGTCGTTTACAAAAATGAAGAGCTTTTCGCAGATAAATTAGACCATCAATTTATTGTTGATATTACTGCAGCTATTCGTGAAATTCCTGGTGCGAGAGCAGTTTTATCAGCAAAAAAGAAAGCATATTATGAAAGTGATGATCAACAATTTGTTGATTATTTTACAAGATATTATACGGAGAATCAAAAAGTAAATGATTTGGGAGAAGAAGTGGATGACGATGTCTTCAAGATCGCAGTTTATCATCCTGAAGGTTCTGAAAAGAACCTTTACCCTTTCCTGGAAAAGTTCAGGGAGAATAATCTTGAAGTCGTTGTATCCGGGAAATACTGGCTTGATATTATGAATAAAGATATCAACAAAGGCAATGCGCTGGAAAAGCTGCAGAACCTTCTGAATATTTCACCGTCCCAAACCATGTCCTTCGGAGATTATATGAATGATATTACCATGCTGGAAAAATCAAAATATTCTTATGCAATGGAAAATGCCCATCCTTCTGTAAAGGTTGCCGCCAGCTTCTCTACACTTTCAAATGATGATTTTGGAGTCTTAAAAACGATTAGTGAATATTTAGAAATTTAA
- a CDS encoding zinc ribbon domain-containing protein produces the protein MVALRNPGKIFIEKHNEEEAHFVRSIHEAIIYEELFDKVQGLMDRRISKTRPNVKILCDENLPLRGFLTCPECGRIRNGSAFKGRANRYYYYHCKAPCTYRCKAEVVNDKFLEIFKRAEMKESVKNYLRKLLIENFKDINENPIHRRKKIVRNLKVTKQAQTCKK, from the coding sequence TTGGTAGCTTTGCGAAACCCTGGAAAAATATTTATTGAGAAACATAATGAAGAAGAAGCTCATTTTGTAAGGAGTATCCACGAGGCTATTATTTATGAAGAACTTTTTGATAAAGTACAGGGCCTGATGGATCGCAGAATTTCAAAAACACGTCCTAATGTTAAAATATTATGCGATGAGAATCTTCCTTTAAGAGGATTTTTAACTTGCCCGGAGTGTGGTCGAATCCGTAACGGAAGTGCTTTTAAAGGGCGTGCTAACAGATATTACTATTATCATTGTAAAGCACCATGTACCTACAGATGTAAAGCAGAGGTAGTTAATGACAAGTTTTTGGAAATATTCAAGCGAGCTGAAATGAAAGAATCTGTGAAGAATTATTTGCGAAAATTACTTATCGAAAACTTTAAAGACATTAATGAGAATCCCATTCACAGAAGAAAAAAAATTGTCAGAAATTTAAAGGTTACAAAACAAGCTCAAACTTGCAAGAAATAA
- a CDS encoding terpene synthase family protein, with the protein MNTLELLNEESIQKDTATEKEPLQFYLRKFKNIQKYKCYVLYNEQLEKKLIEWGAKKSGIKKGTRAYQQTISSGISYWMALCFPLTRDLNKFKKTFYFFQMFTIMDDHADEDWGDGNSDSETIAKFWKKAIKLIETLRDSTPWHVKAVRTILMRMPNVPIYMRRNFSMMKNIIDDLSPMQRERYINSFKSYMENAMLQAKMSGNEKSTTLQQYKEYRVKSVASIPCTLMLEYLYDIELTNEEYFHPKLQELEKIGTLHVAFINDLFSLFKEYKGTFENLHLAVSIFILNEGMTFQQAIDKLCDEIEQMQEEYIQIKDEWFASGEYISKNVRQFIEGQQYYMSGNEKWHRLSKRYHGESFNTTIASGILKRSPEGGTIYIPDDL; encoded by the coding sequence ATGAACACACTTGAACTACTAAATGAAGAAAGTATCCAGAAAGATACTGCCACCGAAAAAGAACCTCTACAATTCTATCTTCGTAAATTTAAGAATATACAAAAATATAAATGCTACGTTTTGTACAATGAACAGCTAGAGAAAAAACTCATAGAGTGGGGAGCAAAAAAAAGTGGCATCAAAAAAGGAACAAGAGCATACCAGCAAACCATTTCAAGTGGTATCAGCTATTGGATGGCATTATGCTTCCCTCTCACCAGAGATTTGAATAAATTTAAAAAAACATTTTATTTTTTTCAAATGTTTACTATTATGGATGATCATGCGGATGAAGACTGGGGAGACGGAAATTCTGATTCTGAAACTATAGCTAAGTTTTGGAAAAAGGCTATAAAATTGATAGAAACTCTAAGAGACAGTACTCCATGGCACGTTAAAGCAGTTCGTACTATTTTGATGAGGATGCCTAATGTCCCAATTTATATGCGAAGAAACTTCAGTATGATGAAAAATATTATAGATGATCTGTCTCCTATGCAGAGAGAACGCTATATCAACAGCTTTAAAAGCTATATGGAAAATGCCATGTTACAAGCCAAGATGAGTGGTAATGAAAAAAGCACCACACTACAGCAATACAAAGAGTACAGAGTGAAAAGCGTTGCATCTATTCCCTGCACATTAATGTTGGAATATTTATATGATATAGAACTCACAAATGAGGAATATTTCCACCCTAAGCTTCAGGAATTAGAGAAAATTGGAACACTTCATGTAGCGTTTATCAATGATCTTTTTTCACTCTTTAAAGAATATAAAGGAACGTTTGAGAATCTTCATCTTGCTGTTTCCATATTTATTCTAAATGAAGGAATGACCTTTCAACAGGCTATAGATAAATTATGTGATGAAATAGAACAAATGCAGGAAGAATATATTCAAATAAAAGACGAGTGGTTTGCAAGTGGTGAATATATTTCAAAAAATGTCCGGCAGTTTATTGAAGGACAGCAATATTATATGTCAGGAAATGAAAAATGGCACAGGTTGTCTAAAAGATATCATGGCGAAAGCTTCAATACAACCATAGCTTCTGGCATACTGAAGCGGAGTCCGGAAGGAGGGACAATATATATACCCGATGATTTATAA